One window of Phycisphaeraceae bacterium genomic DNA carries:
- a CDS encoding DNA/RNA non-specific endonuclease, whose amino-acid sequence MPLIARDGYVLRHSALNKEALWVCEHVRRDQLSGNLKRSDAFRPDPLLQPGDRAELTDYRGSGYDRGHMAPAGDQTVDARKKDETFYLSNMAPQEPQLNQRVWAALEDQVRDWADQRGEVWIITGPMWYDPREDDPSTARGFVDYWVIGANEVAVPTHCYKIVIRPDGNGDVDCVAFVIENKPGYRAPFHLDEYITSVDFIEKRTGLNFMPNLSPPAKARLENSPGHM is encoded by the coding sequence ATGCCTCTAATCGCACGCGATGGCTACGTGCTCCGGCACAGCGCGCTCAACAAGGAAGCGCTCTGGGTGTGCGAGCACGTTCGGCGGGATCAACTGAGCGGGAATCTGAAACGCAGCGACGCCTTTCGGCCCGACCCCCTCCTGCAGCCGGGGGATCGCGCAGAACTGACGGACTACCGCGGCTCGGGATACGACCGTGGACACATGGCGCCGGCCGGAGATCAGACCGTCGATGCGCGCAAGAAGGATGAAACCTTCTACCTCTCCAACATGGCGCCGCAGGAACCACAGCTCAACCAGCGGGTCTGGGCCGCCTTGGAGGATCAGGTGCGGGATTGGGCAGACCAGCGCGGGGAAGTCTGGATCATTACGGGCCCGATGTGGTACGACCCGCGCGAGGATGATCCGTCGACCGCCCGTGGATTTGTCGACTATTGGGTCATCGGGGCGAACGAGGTCGCCGTACCCACGCATTGCTACAAGATCGTCATCCGGCCGGACGGTAATGGCGATGTCGATTGCGTCGCTTTCGTGATCGAGAACAAACCGGGCTACCGCGCCCCCTTCCACCTCGATGAATACATCACTTCGGTCGATTTCATTGAGAAGCGCACCGGCCTGAACTTCATGCCCAACCTCAGCCCGCCAGCGAAGGCGAGGCTCGAGAACAGCCCGGGGCACATGTAG
- a CDS encoding recombinase family protein, whose amino-acid sequence MSTEHQKYSLANQSQAISCFADSNGIELMRSYHDAGKSGLTLHQRRGLQALLHDVVCGETDFEMVLIYDVSRWGRFQDCDESAHYEYICREAGIRIEYCMEPFRNDGSPLASVMKSLKRVMAGEYSRELSTKIFAAKVRMIKMGFRAGGIAGYGYRRMVVDSHGKERFILAQGELKWLQTDRVILVPGPATEVNRLRWIFRQVVNGRMPLQIARELNRRGVPSPEGRLWTGQRISCMVENEKYLGSLVYNKRSTKLQTPGVMNPPSEWVRTENAFPPLVDPKLFWKAQARMAEWSTRITRKQALDVLRPLLAKHGKLSAQIINDAKGVPGSVFYEHRFGGLNAVYALLHYRPKRDCSHLRGYGARKQRIRRLRPEWADQIRARGAVVEQDSETTFRVNGNLRVEMLLCFRGMEDGRPHWVAQTHTMPRPDIVLIACLQEDGETIGRYVLMRGGTCCYKVGVKPRTRKLMVSELLAPLLDYIASSPTDLEESLGSPKRKCQPTRRH is encoded by the coding sequence ATGTCAACCGAACACCAGAAGTACTCGCTGGCGAATCAGAGCCAGGCGATCAGCTGCTTCGCGGATTCGAACGGCATCGAGTTGATGCGTTCGTATCACGACGCGGGCAAGAGCGGGCTCACGCTTCACCAACGCCGCGGGTTACAGGCGCTCCTCCACGACGTCGTTTGCGGGGAAACCGACTTCGAGATGGTCCTGATCTACGACGTCAGCCGCTGGGGCCGCTTCCAGGACTGTGACGAGAGCGCCCACTACGAGTACATCTGCCGGGAAGCTGGCATCCGCATCGAGTACTGCATGGAGCCGTTCCGCAACGACGGCTCGCCGCTGGCCTCGGTCATGAAGAGCTTAAAGAGGGTCATGGCGGGAGAGTACAGCCGCGAGCTCTCCACCAAGATCTTCGCCGCCAAGGTGCGCATGATCAAGATGGGCTTCCGCGCCGGAGGGATCGCGGGCTATGGATACCGAAGGATGGTCGTCGACTCCCACGGGAAGGAGCGATTCATTCTCGCTCAAGGTGAATTGAAGTGGCTGCAAACCGATCGCGTGATCCTCGTGCCCGGCCCCGCAACCGAGGTGAATCGCCTCCGCTGGATATTCAGACAAGTGGTGAACGGCAGAATGCCCTTGCAGATCGCCCGCGAACTCAATCGTCGCGGCGTTCCGAGCCCGGAAGGCCGACTCTGGACCGGGCAACGGATCTCCTGCATGGTCGAGAACGAGAAGTATCTCGGCAGCTTGGTCTACAACAAGCGGTCCACGAAACTCCAGACCCCGGGCGTAATGAATCCTCCCTCGGAATGGGTGCGGACGGAGAATGCCTTCCCGCCGCTCGTGGATCCGAAACTCTTCTGGAAAGCTCAGGCCCGAATGGCCGAGTGGTCCACGCGCATCACCCGCAAACAGGCACTCGACGTGCTGCGCCCGCTTTTAGCAAAGCACGGCAAACTCTCGGCCCAGATCATCAACGACGCCAAGGGCGTCCCGGGGAGCGTCTTCTACGAACACCGATTCGGCGGCCTGAATGCCGTGTACGCGCTGCTGCACTATCGCCCGAAGAGGGACTGCAGCCACCTGCGCGGCTACGGCGCCCGCAAGCAGCGGATTCGTCGACTGCGTCCCGAATGGGCCGATCAAATCCGAGCACGGGGCGCGGTGGTCGAGCAAGATTCCGAAACGACATTCCGAGTCAACGGCAACCTTCGGGTCGAAATGCTCTTGTGCTTTCGAGGCATGGAAGATGGCCGACCTCACTGGGTCGCCCAGACGCACACGATGCCCCGCCCGGACATCGTGCTGATCGCGTGCCTCCAAGAAGACGGCGAGACCATCGGGCGGTACGTCCTCATGCGCGGCGGCACCTGCTGTTACAAGGTCGGAGTCAAGCCGCGTACGCGCAAGTTGATGGTTTCAGAATTGCTAGCGCCGCTTCTAGACTACATCGCTTCAAGCCCTACAGATCTTGAAGAAAGCCTTGGTTCGCCCAAGCGGAAGTGCCAACCGACTCGGCGCCATTGA
- a CDS encoding tetratricopeptide repeat protein: protein MKAPRDINSVFCGAALIALALAAASTAGCSIAKRTDPYAPVSEGARDTQKAISLNNEALPYMDKGDLSSMNKAEDLLRQALAADLYFGPAHNNLGVIYLQEGKLFEAAGEFEWARRLLPGHPDPRVNLAMTLESAGRSDDAMATYRTALEIYPDYVAAAQGLARLQLKSGKADERTPALLRVVAMQGETQEWRDWAKGELTRVR from the coding sequence ATGAAGGCGCCGCGCGACATCAATTCTGTTTTTTGTGGCGCGGCCTTGATCGCGTTGGCTCTCGCTGCCGCATCCACCGCTGGCTGCTCGATCGCGAAAAGAACCGATCCGTACGCGCCGGTCTCGGAAGGCGCCCGCGACACGCAGAAAGCCATCTCGCTCAACAACGAAGCGCTGCCCTACATGGACAAGGGCGACCTTTCTTCCATGAACAAAGCAGAAGATTTGCTCCGCCAGGCGCTCGCGGCCGATCTGTACTTCGGACCGGCGCACAACAACCTCGGCGTGATCTATTTACAGGAAGGGAAGCTTTTTGAGGCTGCAGGGGAATTTGAGTGGGCTCGGAGGCTGTTACCAGGCCATCCGGACCCGCGCGTAAACCTTGCGATGACGCTCGAGTCCGCGGGCCGCAGCGACGACGCGATGGCAACGTACCGCACCGCGCTCGAGATCTATCCGGACTACGTCGCTGCGGCACAGGGTCTCGCGCGCCTCCAGCTCAAGAGCGGCAAGGCCGATGAACGAACCCCCGCGCTCCTCCGCGTCGTCGCCATGCAGGGCGAAACACAGGAATGGCGCGATTGGGCCAAGGGCGAGTTGACACGGGTGCGATAG
- a CDS encoding type II/IV secretion system protein — translation MHNVGVRLGRTAVVTIAEDEEIARLVDRAYDNAAAKQSTTSATGTETFAAEPGDVDAAIEQSLRASDRDLLNLDGKGPVIRLVDAMLFEALSRQASDIHLQPLADRTLVRYRVDGVLFIAREVPHTLTHALISRIKVMAQMDVAERNAPQDGRATVTMGRSRGGDRTARSIDLRISTLPTNYGERAVIRLLDNARGSHLADFSSLGMPQNVRTALLDRVERSHGIILVTGPTGSGKTTTLYTLLRHIATGGDTGHVPQARRSGRNRGDLNVMTIEDPIEYELSTTGIAISQSQINPKKGVTFATGLRHILRQDPDVVMVGEIRDAETTKIAMQASLTGHLVLSTLHTNDAASAVTRLVDLGAEPYLVAASLSAVMAQRLVRRLHFSCRGSGCAGCLQTGYSGRLGVFELLLVDETLRDMVSRGGQLVSIREHAAECGMRTLMDEGKRLVREGQTDESEVRRVLQGMEDADLAESLIETTKESIDAA, via the coding sequence ATGCACAACGTCGGAGTCCGGCTTGGCCGCACCGCTGTAGTGACCATTGCAGAGGACGAAGAGATCGCCAGGCTGGTCGATCGCGCGTACGACAACGCCGCGGCAAAGCAGTCGACCACTTCAGCCACCGGTACGGAGACCTTTGCCGCCGAGCCGGGCGATGTGGATGCCGCAATCGAGCAGTCGCTCAGGGCTTCCGATCGCGACCTGCTCAACCTGGACGGCAAGGGACCTGTCATTCGGCTCGTTGATGCCATGCTCTTCGAGGCGCTCTCGCGTCAAGCCAGTGATATCCACCTCCAACCCCTCGCGGATCGGACGCTCGTGCGCTACCGCGTGGACGGCGTGCTCTTCATCGCACGCGAGGTCCCGCACACCCTGACGCACGCGCTCATCAGCCGCATCAAGGTCATGGCGCAGATGGATGTCGCCGAGCGGAACGCTCCGCAGGACGGCCGCGCGACCGTCACCATGGGGAGATCGAGAGGTGGCGATCGAACGGCTCGATCGATCGACCTCCGGATCAGCACGCTCCCGACGAACTACGGAGAGCGCGCCGTCATCCGCCTGCTCGACAACGCACGCGGGTCGCATCTCGCGGATTTTTCCAGCTTGGGAATGCCGCAGAATGTGCGAACAGCGTTGCTCGATCGCGTCGAGCGGTCGCACGGCATCATCCTCGTCACCGGGCCCACCGGCTCGGGCAAGACCACCACGCTCTACACACTTCTCCGCCACATCGCGACCGGCGGGGACACGGGTCACGTGCCGCAAGCAAGACGGTCGGGACGCAACCGCGGCGATCTCAACGTCATGACGATCGAGGACCCAATCGAGTACGAACTCTCAACGACCGGCATCGCCATCAGCCAGTCGCAGATCAACCCCAAGAAGGGTGTCACGTTCGCAACGGGGTTGCGCCACATCCTGCGGCAGGACCCCGACGTCGTCATGGTCGGCGAGATCCGAGATGCGGAGACGACCAAAATCGCGATGCAAGCGAGCCTGACCGGGCACCTTGTGCTTTCAACCTTGCACACCAACGACGCGGCAAGCGCGGTGACTCGACTTGTCGATCTTGGCGCCGAACCGTATTTGGTCGCCGCGTCGCTCTCGGCGGTCATGGCGCAGCGGCTGGTCCGACGGCTTCACTTTTCTTGCCGCGGCAGCGGATGCGCGGGCTGCCTGCAAACGGGATATTCCGGACGCCTCGGCGTCTTCGAATTGCTCCTCGTTGATGAGACTTTGCGTGACATGGTCTCGCGCGGCGGGCAATTGGTCTCCATCCGCGAGCACGCCGCCGAATGCGGCATGCGCACGTTGATGGACGAAGGCAAACGCCTCGTCCGCGAGGGCCAGACCGACGAATCCGAAGTGCGACGGGTTCTCCAAGGCATGGAAGATGCGGACCTCGCGGAATCGCTCATCGAGACGACGAAGGAGTCGATCGATGCGGCGTGA
- a CDS encoding peptidylprolyl isomerase, producing the protein MNKLVALGIVVATAFFAAAPSIAQLTPDRLYYGINREVPIEVSVPEGKEGEAVIELLRPVTAEKAATASVLPGKVNLATLFPNLWNTKTPSLLYAQLSVGGEKIGPALVLQPMVSPKYASMQPGSREPKFSSSGETYSGLRIYIDKYVRFDTDKGVIEFELRPDVAPNTAWNFRELAAGGFYTDVIFHRIVPTRQDGQPFVIQVGDPTATGTGGPGYLIDLEPSNLPHDFGVLSMARSGDPNSNGSQVFVCLSKGGTSFLDKNYTSFGQAIRGADVIQAIAAAPIGAEGRPLDPMPRIKSASLVDAAPYGTGPKPITLGNRNSPSLESNQPAKSEAPVQR; encoded by the coding sequence ATGAACAAACTTGTAGCGCTCGGTATCGTGGTCGCAACCGCATTTTTTGCAGCGGCGCCGTCTATCGCGCAGCTCACGCCCGACAGGCTGTACTACGGCATCAATCGCGAAGTCCCGATTGAGGTTTCCGTTCCCGAAGGCAAGGAAGGCGAAGCGGTGATCGAACTGCTCCGTCCCGTCACGGCGGAGAAAGCCGCGACCGCTTCGGTCCTGCCCGGCAAGGTTAATCTCGCCACGCTGTTTCCGAATCTCTGGAACACCAAAACGCCTTCGCTGCTCTACGCGCAGCTGTCGGTCGGGGGTGAGAAAATCGGACCGGCGCTTGTGCTCCAACCGATGGTCAGCCCGAAATACGCGTCGATGCAGCCCGGTTCTCGCGAACCCAAGTTCTCATCGAGCGGCGAGACCTACTCCGGCCTGCGCATCTACATCGACAAATACGTGCGGTTCGACACCGACAAGGGCGTCATCGAATTCGAGCTCCGTCCTGACGTCGCGCCGAACACCGCATGGAACTTCCGCGAACTCGCCGCGGGCGGGTTCTACACCGATGTGATCTTTCATCGCATCGTTCCCACGCGCCAGGATGGCCAGCCGTTTGTCATTCAGGTCGGAGACCCGACCGCGACCGGAACCGGCGGACCAGGATACCTGATCGATCTCGAGCCCAGCAACCTCCCACACGATTTCGGCGTGCTCTCAATGGCGCGCTCCGGCGATCCCAATTCGAATGGTTCGCAGGTCTTCGTCTGTCTGAGCAAGGGCGGCACGTCATTCCTCGACAAGAATTACACGAGTTTCGGACAGGCGATTCGGGGCGCCGATGTGATCCAGGCGATCGCCGCGGCACCGATCGGCGCCGAAGGCCGACCGCTCGACCCGATGCCGCGCATCAAATCCGCTTCGCTCGTGGATGCGGCGCCGTACGGCACCGGCCCCAAGCCGATCACGCTCGGCAACAGGAATTCTCCGTCGCTCGAAAGCAACCAACCGGCTAAAAGCGAAGCACCAGTCCAGCGCTGA
- a CDS encoding type II secretion system protein has protein sequence MRDRETQVGLLGATQKSWGVAARAAFTLIDLMVSIVIIAVLIGLLLPSIAKINEATRRVMCRSNMRQVSIGVSMYAGDNLQFLPRSQFVSSLGSGRASSTTTLRVDESGGTRAPQLSDYDGLGLLYSREYLLAPKIFYCPSNKGTNTFSKFAPQWAKQPGPIIGNFQYRGTMADGNRLLNVSTDAAVGALISDALTSVQDFSHASGLNVMRGDLSVTWLADNDKKIITMISRAGNKDKNVGDTWPIMDEAMGMVVLDR, from the coding sequence TTGCGGGATCGCGAGACCCAGGTTGGTCTCCTTGGCGCGACCCAAAAATCTTGGGGTGTTGCAGCGCGCGCAGCGTTCACCCTGATCGATCTGATGGTCTCGATCGTCATCATCGCTGTCCTGATCGGACTGCTCCTGCCTTCGATCGCCAAAATCAACGAAGCGACGCGGCGTGTTATGTGCCGCTCGAATATGCGGCAGGTATCGATCGGCGTTTCAATGTACGCCGGCGACAACCTGCAGTTCCTGCCGCGCAGCCAGTTTGTCTCATCTCTCGGCTCGGGCCGCGCCTCTTCCACGACCACCCTGCGTGTGGACGAATCGGGCGGCACCCGTGCGCCGCAGCTTTCCGACTACGACGGCCTCGGCCTTCTGTATTCACGTGAATACCTCCTGGCACCCAAGATCTTTTATTGCCCCTCGAACAAGGGCACCAATACTTTCTCGAAATTCGCTCCGCAGTGGGCCAAGCAGCCCGGCCCGATCATCGGGAACTTCCAGTACCGCGGCACGATGGCCGATGGCAACCGGCTGCTGAATGTTTCGACGGACGCAGCAGTGGGCGCGCTCATTTCCGACGCCCTCACAAGCGTGCAGGATTTCAGCCACGCTTCCGGTCTCAACGTGATGCGGGGCGATCTCAGCGTCACGTGGCTCGCGGACAATGACAAGAAAATCATCACCATGATTTCACGCGCCGGGAACAAGGACAAGAACGTCGGCGACACCTGGCCCATCATGGACGAAGCGATGGGGATGGTCGTGCTTGATCGCTAG
- a CDS encoding sigma-70 family RNA polymerase sigma factor: MADRRINREQAAQDISLMQRVAAGDERAVAELYDRFGSLVYKMAFQSMPTRAEAEDAVQEIFVRLWKTAQRYDAERAALVTWVMLISRRQLVDRMRRSRARIKPGMLDESTPVPVPDRSEEQTRGEREENMKEMLRRIDALPELQRTVVKRAYLGGQTLRQIGEELNTPLGTIKSALSRALTRLRERGSEEFAV; this comes from the coding sequence ATGGCCGACAGGCGGATCAATCGTGAGCAGGCCGCGCAGGACATCTCTTTGATGCAACGCGTGGCAGCAGGTGACGAACGAGCCGTCGCCGAGCTGTACGACCGGTTTGGGAGTCTGGTTTACAAGATGGCCTTTCAGTCGATGCCAACCCGAGCCGAAGCCGAAGACGCCGTCCAGGAGATCTTCGTGCGCCTTTGGAAGACCGCTCAGCGATACGACGCCGAACGGGCGGCGCTGGTGACGTGGGTGATGCTGATTTCGAGGCGGCAACTCGTCGACCGGATGCGCCGCAGCCGGGCGAGGATCAAGCCGGGCATGCTGGACGAGTCCACGCCGGTCCCGGTGCCCGATCGCAGCGAGGAACAGACCCGCGGCGAGCGCGAAGAGAACATGAAGGAAATGCTCCGGCGCATCGATGCGCTCCCGGAGCTTCAGCGAACTGTCGTGAAGCGCGCCTACTTGGGTGGGCAGACGCTGAGACAAATCGGGGAAGAATTGAACACGCCTCTTGGCACCATCAAGTCGGCGCTCAGCCGGGCTCTGACCAGATTACGTGAACGTGGAAGCGAGGAATTTGCCGTATGA
- a CDS encoding S8 family serine peptidase, whose protein sequence is MDSSGAFASFSNFGSHCSVAAPGVSVQSSVPVVTWSAKWLLTDHEALPLTGSVIRAVSAQVVYCGLGETAADFTGVSGKIAHVRRGNVSFNIKATNALNAGAIGVIISNNVAGSLNGTLNVSSTFAIPVVGCLQTDGDNLLANNGTTVNLYQFNDGHTYANFNGTSMATPHVAGAAGLLLGNFVPGGGNPAVPPATTRWVLERTATDAGAPGKDDNFGWGIINVQRAAEYMHGRIRCPGDLVYDNLVDDTDFVAFASAYNDLIAPGGAYTGGDFNGDGQTDDTDFVIFVASYNELLCP, encoded by the coding sequence GTGGATTCGTCGGGCGCGTTCGCGAGCTTCTCCAACTTCGGATCACACTGCTCGGTCGCCGCACCAGGGGTAAGCGTTCAATCCTCCGTTCCGGTTGTCACCTGGAGCGCGAAGTGGCTTTTGACCGATCACGAAGCGCTGCCGCTGACGGGCAGCGTTATTCGCGCGGTCAGCGCGCAGGTGGTCTATTGCGGACTCGGCGAGACTGCCGCGGATTTCACCGGTGTATCCGGAAAGATCGCTCACGTGCGCCGGGGAAACGTTTCATTCAACATCAAAGCAACAAACGCGCTCAACGCGGGCGCGATCGGCGTAATCATTTCGAACAACGTCGCCGGCTCTCTGAACGGCACGCTCAATGTCAGTTCGACCTTCGCGATCCCGGTCGTCGGCTGCCTGCAGACCGACGGTGACAACCTGCTCGCGAACAACGGAACCACCGTCAACCTGTATCAATTCAACGACGGACACACCTACGCCAACTTCAACGGCACGTCGATGGCGACGCCGCACGTTGCGGGTGCCGCCGGGCTTCTGCTCGGCAATTTCGTTCCCGGCGGCGGAAATCCGGCGGTTCCTCCGGCGACCACCCGGTGGGTGCTCGAGCGAACAGCAACCGATGCGGGAGCGCCCGGCAAGGACGACAACTTCGGCTGGGGAATCATCAACGTCCAAAGAGCGGCGGAATACATGCACGGCCGTATCCGTTGTCCCGGCGACCTGGTCTACGACAATCTCGTGGATGACACCGATTTCGTTGCGTTTGCCTCTGCGTACAACGACCTGATCGCTCCGGGCGGCGCGTACACCGGCGGCGACTTCAACGGCGATGGGCAGACCGATGACACCGACTTTGTGATCTTTGTTGCGTCATACAACGAGCTGCTCTGCCCGTAG
- a CDS encoding S8 family serine peptidase has protein sequence MFTSHFVGCAGAALMVSLAPCVAAEPLHSDSPSSLFPNSRESLDGFQAGLGIASREVIEAVPLFHPSQILVRMEPFADRAAQESALKNAGAGETIRTIGIVPGLRVVSVTPGSVEEVCARLRNQPGVLYASPDYVRHALAQSTPYGISLVKADVTWANYGRGGGAKVAVLDTGIDAAHPDLPAPLIMSSFVPGLPVDDFHEHGTHCSGTVLGLDNTIGVVGVAPQASLIIGKVLNNGGYGLDSWIATAIDWAVTQGADVISMSLGGDTIDPALQDACLNAYNAGVLVVAAAGNDSSALPHYPAAFPGVMSIAAVDSSEQLASFSNYGPLISVSAPGVGVQSTVPTVSDTVFFSSVSHNAANFTGSPGGSLTGTVVNCGTGLDASEFPASVSGKIAHIRRGPSGNPAASFYNKATNAVNAGAIGVIISNNTGTTSVVAGALNDTFFIPVFGISQNDGNALQALSLPTVTLNEAIVGHDYASFNGTSMACPHVSGAGGLLIGLFKSVSQPAPLPPGSVRWILEQTAKDLGAPGRDDTFGFGLINVQAAAGYLYGRAICRGDLNTDGLVDDSDFVQFVSYYNDLISPGGPWTGGDFNGDAFADDLDFVEFASSYNNLLCP, from the coding sequence ATGTTTACATCGCATTTCGTTGGGTGCGCCGGCGCGGCGCTCATGGTTTCTCTCGCTCCATGCGTCGCGGCCGAGCCCCTGCATTCTGATTCGCCGTCTTCCTTATTTCCCAACTCGCGCGAATCGCTCGACGGTTTCCAGGCGGGATTGGGTATCGCCTCGCGGGAAGTCATCGAAGCAGTCCCGCTCTTTCATCCAAGCCAGATCCTCGTGAGAATGGAGCCGTTTGCCGACCGCGCCGCGCAGGAATCGGCGCTCAAGAACGCCGGAGCCGGAGAGACGATTCGAACCATCGGAATCGTTCCGGGCCTGCGGGTCGTTTCTGTTACTCCGGGTAGCGTTGAAGAAGTGTGCGCGAGATTGAGGAATCAGCCGGGGGTTCTGTATGCCTCGCCGGACTATGTTCGGCACGCGCTCGCCCAGAGCACGCCGTACGGAATCTCGCTGGTGAAGGCGGATGTCACCTGGGCCAACTACGGGCGTGGCGGCGGCGCGAAGGTCGCGGTCCTCGACACCGGCATCGACGCGGCGCACCCCGATCTCCCCGCGCCGCTCATCATGAGTTCTTTTGTTCCGGGGCTGCCGGTTGATGACTTTCACGAACACGGAACCCACTGCTCGGGCACCGTGCTCGGCCTTGACAACACGATCGGAGTCGTCGGCGTCGCGCCGCAGGCTTCACTCATCATTGGAAAAGTTTTAAACAACGGTGGATACGGGCTTGATAGCTGGATCGCGACGGCGATCGATTGGGCGGTAACGCAGGGCGCGGATGTCATCAGCATGTCGCTCGGTGGCGACACGATCGACCCGGCGCTTCAGGATGCTTGTTTGAACGCGTACAACGCGGGAGTGCTGGTTGTCGCCGCCGCGGGCAATGACTCTTCGGCGCTGCCGCATTATCCCGCGGCATTTCCCGGCGTGATGTCGATCGCGGCGGTTGATTCCTCCGAGCAACTCGCCTCGTTTTCGAACTACGGACCGCTCATCTCGGTTTCGGCTCCGGGCGTCGGCGTGCAATCGACCGTGCCAACGGTGAGCGATACAGTTTTTTTCAGCAGCGTTTCGCACAACGCGGCGAATTTCACGGGTTCACCGGGCGGCTCGCTGACCGGAACCGTCGTGAACTGCGGCACCGGCCTTGACGCTTCCGAGTTCCCCGCGTCGGTGTCAGGAAAAATCGCGCACATCCGGCGCGGACCCAGCGGAAACCCCGCCGCTTCTTTCTACAACAAGGCTACGAACGCCGTGAATGCGGGCGCGATCGGCGTGATCATCTCGAACAACACCGGGACGACTTCCGTCGTGGCCGGGGCGCTCAACGACACGTTCTTTATTCCGGTCTTTGGGATCAGTCAGAACGACGGCAACGCCCTTCAGGCTCTCTCGCTTCCGACCGTCACCCTCAACGAGGCAATCGTCGGTCACGACTACGCATCATTCAACGGCACCTCGATGGCCTGCCCGCATGTTTCGGGCGCCGGCGGATTGCTCATCGGACTCTTCAAATCGGTTTCTCAGCCGGCGCCGCTTCCCCCCGGCAGCGTCCGCTGGATACTTGAACAAACGGCAAAGGACCTCGGCGCTCCCGGGCGCGACGATACATTCGGCTTCGGGCTGATCAACGTGCAAGCTGCGGCGGGCTATCTCTATGGCCGCGCAATCTGCCGGGGCGATTTGAACACCGACGGGCTTGTTGACGACTCTGACTTCGTGCAGTTTGTGAGTTACTACAACGATCTGATCTCCCCCGGCGGACCTTGGACCGGAGGCGACTTCAACGGCGACGCGTTCGCCGATGACTTGGATTTCGTTGAGTTTGCAAGTTCGTACAACAACTTATTGTGCCCGTGA
- the tpiA gene encoding triose-phosphate isomerase, whose translation MNTNRTTSADLTRAVVDALSSVSAVETAVFPPFPYLLAVRSILRDRGSSIKLGAQDCYNKPDGAFTGEVSIEMLKDCGVQIVLAGHSERRHVIGENDEVVNTKLRAIIDGGLTGVLCIGETLEQRESGHTDPVNQRQLRGGLADISADALEHVVIAYEPVWAIGTGKTSTPEDAQDVHAKLRKLLSQMYNADVAERTRIIYGGSVKASNAAELFKQPDIDGGLIGGASLKAPEFAGIVKAAVPGAANR comes from the coding sequence ATGAACACCAACCGCACCACGTCGGCGGATCTCACCCGCGCCGTGGTCGATGCACTCTCGAGTGTCAGCGCCGTCGAGACGGCGGTTTTTCCGCCATTCCCTTACCTGCTCGCGGTCCGCTCGATCCTCCGGGACCGGGGCAGTTCGATCAAGCTCGGCGCGCAGGATTGCTACAACAAGCCCGACGGAGCGTTCACCGGAGAAGTCTCGATCGAGATGCTCAAGGATTGCGGCGTGCAGATCGTGCTCGCCGGCCACAGCGAGCGCCGCCACGTCATCGGCGAGAACGATGAAGTCGTCAACACCAAGCTCCGCGCCATCATCGACGGCGGGCTCACCGGCGTTCTCTGCATCGGCGAAACGCTCGAGCAGCGGGAATCGGGCCACACCGATCCGGTCAACCAGCGCCAGCTTCGGGGCGGCCTCGCGGACATCTCCGCCGATGCGCTCGAACACGTCGTCATCGCTTACGAACCGGTCTGGGCGATCGGAACCGGCAAAACCTCGACGCCCGAAGACGCTCAGGATGTTCACGCGAAGCTCCGCAAATTGCTGAGCCAGATGTACAACGCCGACGTCGCCGAGCGCACCCGCATCATCTACGGCGGCAGCGTCAAAGCGAGCAACGCGGCGGAACTCTTCAAACAGCCCGATATCGACGGTGGCCTCATCGGCGGTGCATCCCTCAAGGCCCCGGAGTTCGCGGGGATCGTGAAGGCCGCGGTTCCCGGCGCTGCCAATCGCTGA